Part of the Vigna angularis cultivar LongXiaoDou No.4 chromosome 1, ASM1680809v1, whole genome shotgun sequence genome, AATATATGAGGCTCAGAAAGAATGGTACAGTGACCTTAGTTAGATCACAAGTTCCATCTTGGCCCTTGTATGGATAATCTTCTTCTGTGTCCATGCCACCATTTTTAATGATGAACTGGAATGCGTAGTCCATGAGACCACCATTGCATCCTTCATTATAGTCTCTGTCACAGTCCACAAGCTCTTGTTCTGATAGCGACACAAACTTCCCTGTCACTATGCTATTTATAGCTTCCACACTAGCCACTGTTGAGAAAGCCCAACAACTTCCTGCGTCATTCATGTACACACAACAACATATATTAGTAAACCCAATTTTAATAGGACATACTCTCTTCAAATTTAACATGATAATGTCCGTCTATGATTTTTAAGCATAAGGTTTTATTAGTTTTagtaaatcaattaaattattttaacgaTTAAGGTTTTATCTGATAAATCTGtgtatatagaaaatatttgaaCTGGAGcagtattatattttttttgcgAGTTCACTTATAAATCTCTTTTTAAGGGACTactgaaaataaatttcatatttagcTTATAGAATAAcgaaataaataagaaatataaaattattaataaatagaaTCTAACAGCCCTGTACTAACGCAATGGCCAGAAACTTGCATTACGTAACATAACATTATTCTGAAGGAAATAGCTTTAAACGTCAGAGTTCAATAAGTACGACGTCAAACACGTATATAAacgtttttttctttcataagaAAATATCAACACTCGTAAAACCGTTAACGAAAATAGAAACACAAAAATCTATTGccagattaaattaaaatattttaatttaacattagtTTAACAGTATtatcttttacaaaaaaaaaagataccCCACttgtaattttctatattttcagtttagattttaaaattaaataatacacCTCCCTTTTCAGTTTAGATTTTTCATAATGTAgccaaatttaaaaaacaaagcCACAGAGTCAAGTTAGTTATtaataatgtgaaaaatataaaaaattcaagtatattattattgttattattttattattccgaaaaatattcttataattCTCATGGACAAGTTTAAACGAATACTTAACTGTTACGTAACCTTAGCTGTTACAGTTGAACTCAAAACAGTTCTTAACAAACGTTATCTTTACCAAACGAAAAGGCGAAaagataggaaaaaaaaaaaagaaacttacCACAACTTCCCTGATCTTTGATGGGAGCAACTACACCTTTCAACCTCCAATCGACGTGCCCCGGCAAGCGGTCACCGGAGTTGTAAGCATACCGGTGACCGGTCCTCTGGGTTTTCATGACCCTGCGTTTGGCATCAGTTCTGGTGCCCAAATACATGGCACGGTATTCCTGGTTGGTGATATCAGCAAACTTGTTCAATCCAAGAGTGTATGTGTTGTTCTGAGCGTTGTGGTCTTGGATGAATTCCAAGTTCTCTTTGAACACTTGAAACCTCTTGTCCTTCTCTCCCAACCCATTGTACACCTTTCGGTGCTTCACCAACCACTTCTCGTACATGTCCATGACCTCGTTTTCGGAGTAATTGATGAGGGACATGGCCTTAACATGtgagaaagtgaagaaaaggaAGAGCAAGATTATGGTCATTGAAGGCATGGTTGGTGTGAGGAAGAGGAGAAAAAGAAGGTTGAATGGctgttgatgaagaagaagagggagTGATGAGTTtatatagaagaagaaaatagtttaatatttgaataatagtATTATAAGCAATCGAGTTAGGGAACTGCCACACCACGTGGCTTCTCAGAATGAATAATTGATATCTAAGATTATAGAATTCAATCTCTATTCCCTTCATTATTGTTGTCTTCGTAAATTcgttataataatatataatgtagTTATTTTCAGGAAATTCACATAATTATATTACTTCATTAAAACCATCGTGCATTTCTctcaaaaaatattatgaaacaTAACGCATGGAATAATGCGATAATATGATAATATCCTACAGtcatttataagaaaaacaattatatttactgtacataaatacaattaaattccaattttttattttttaatattattactgttttcaaaaaatatttatgtttaattcCAGGAACCATGTtcaattattactaccaataataatttataaaatacatgAAATCAATGTTATTAGATCTACCTGGCTATTATTCTTAATAGGCGTGGAATTAGTTAGTTTAGCTTAGCGATGAGTCTATaagaagtaaatattttttcatttttttgttttagagtAAACTacactataattatttataaaataaaataagaaaagatattAGTAAAATGATAGTATATTTTGAGTTTCGTTAGTTTagtaattagtataaaaatttagaattgtttttaaaatagtaCATAAAAACACGCAAGTTATTGATTTAAGGAAATATCTATAACTGTGACTAAATTAACTGTATACTAAAGTAAGTGTTGATAGCTTTTAGgttctttaaataatttatatgctttttaatttaatgttttttttaagtaagaAAAGttctatgtttttcttttatgaaatattaGTAGAAACACATATTCTACGTGTACacgtatttatttttttatgataaaaataatttattattattattataactataaataacttttagaattccattgtaaataatttttatttatttttaaattatttttattatatgtagttattttaatttaaaaataattaaattttaaaaaataagcaaattaaaaaaatattatataaaagataaaattgataaaataattattttaattttaaaagctgTTAGTTAAAGAGcaaagataagaaaaagaaaatatacacCAAAAGCAAAAATACTATAGATGTAACATCTTAAATAAAAGATGTTTATATAGacgaaaatgttattttaatataaactagttgtttaaatttaaaaagtgagacatttataaatggaaaaaaatttgcttaattagtatataaacaaatttctttaaaaagtgTAACTctgtttattatataaataactttctttaattttaattatatatatatatatatatatatataggtgggattatattaaaataacattctaatttttcagaaatttcattaaaaaggCTTACGGGAAGATGTCGCAGTGCGATACCATTAAATGTaagattatttaaataaacactTATATGTGTTAATATATAAAGTTTGAATATTAGTGCTAGAAAAGTAGTATTGTTGAAACGGTACATAAAACGAAGCAAAATTCTTTCTTCTTATGTgagtaaataatttatatttttacattgttTAGAGTGTGGAAGATGGTGGCAATggctatgtttttttttgtgttgttgaaaatagaaattCCAGTTTTCTTCCAAAATAAGGATTCCGTTTACTTTCTAGTTAATCAACCTCAAACCTTTTCGCTGGCTCTTTCAGCTTCACTACTTTTACTTTACCAAATCagttataaataataactattcaatcaaataataaaatattacaccTTAAAAAGCTCATTTAAGGAAAACTTTTAAATTCTCCTTTgcttattaatttgaaaaaaatatatatatttcatatcttcaaaattatttaacatttactTTATATAAAGTAATAAGAGAATTTGTTAGTGAATGTGATATTAATAAAGAAGACATAATGTGTGATTAAATATATGTAGCCTTAGCAATGAAGGGAATCAATCCCTATACCTCTGTTTCATTCTCCTCaccttaataaaaagaaatgaaatccTTTTTACATGTTATACTGTTTGGTGGGGAACATTGAAGATGTTAAATAAAGtcaagatattttataaattaaattaaacttaaaatttacgttaaaatttatttgtaaaactTATTATCTAGgttattatgaaattattattaaataatatatatatacaccgTATCAAACAATTAtagcataaaaaaataacagtaATTTAGTATGTCtaaactttcaaatttaaataaaataaatgtaaaggTCGATCGAACAGTCTCAACAGCTTAAAATTTCCTGAGTACTGTGacatccaaaaatacagtcaaaactataaatttggaaaatcacctttaataataatccagtacagttttttttttttccactaaaatttaaaaacttcaTAAACGAATGAACGTACCCAAACCGCACGTCTTACATCAAGAGTCACAATCTAAAGTTGAACACCCAAAtaaaaacctgaccgaacggtttacacagtACGgttaccgaacggtcgaactTAAAAGAAAACGAGTGAgtaggtcgaacgaccactcgcGCCAACAACTAATAGCAGAGCGTCTCACTGCTCAGTCTTCACTTTGACTTCAACCAAGATCTCTTCGTTCAGCGcatcttccaaacgctcgtctccatctgctcacatccacacggatgatcattgcaatgacaagacggacgtacaagcacaatggacaacacaaggaaaacgaaagggtaagcttacgtgatttaactcatgcatcataTAAATTTaggtaaacaattcaacatacatgcatatttcAACATACACATTCAGAACATGACAACCCACTTAAACGTGCAcattaaataaaactcaacacgactgactgtccggactgtatgaattctgtgtagcttcggtgttcgtgcacccgggtgatgtagtaactgcaactctcatcagctgccacccgaggttagtcctatctgtccagatAATccctaggactaggacctcctgccgttcccacacatgacgtaccccctctacgtgaggacaagtactcacggaacatcaggatgaacaaccggctaagcttcccacattcatactttacaaatctcaataatcaaattctgagtcgttcctccttggaacgctcatttaatcattcatactttcatttcatctcatatatagttcatcattcacttttgatcatatattcataattcactagtcatcattccataatcattttcatcattcataaggaAGCCATTAAAAAAACGTTCTTTCAAAAGTCACAAtatttccattcatctcatgcaatcttcatcatttaatatttgtcgttttactattcatcatttactgttcatcatgaactattcatcatttaaataccgaacgttccaTCACAAGGGGAACGAGAACGAACGCTGTTTTGCGAGACAAGAAGACGCTCGTTCGGatcaaagaacgaacgttaagagcgagaccaaaagacgctcgttcgtatcaaataacgaacgctattttgtggaaaatgagaacgagcgctcaaaacaaTAACTAGTGTCattttaggacgaacgctcagcataGGGCCGAGGCTCAATTTGagcgagcgctcagtataagaccgagccccatttaggacgaacgctcagttcaaacccgagcactatttggacgaacgctcttctCAAAGCCGAGcaccatttggacgaacgctcactggaacgaacgctcgcggtgaaggacgaacgctcactcagcggaatgacgaacgctcgacaaacactgtttggacgagcgtcccgtactaagacgaacgaacgcggacgttcgttcagaaacgaacgctcgacagttgggacgaacgttcaattcgtcttaatttggacgaacgtccaattaaaaaccaaattggacgaacgtgattctgcagaatcacaggttttccagaaaaccagaaaacctccatttttaactcttaaagcttttagatttctacaaaaacagtaaaattaactaattaaaacgaaaaatctagctccccttacctcttgaagacttcctttgtgaatttTGAATCAATCTCTTCACTTTGTTCTTCCTCTGCCGTTTCAACCTCCTGCCACAATGTCCAGCTCtcctcccttcttcttctttcctccttcAAGAATCTCtaaaatgaagaagtgaatCTCCTTTCTTTGCAGTGGCTTGTCCGTATTCGTCCACTACTCCCTCCAGTTATTTTATTGTGCCTCCATTCCCTCCACTCTATCTCGGTCTCTCCTTTCCTTCTTCCCAGCAGCTTCCAACTCTCTTCCTTCCTCTCGGCTTTTCCTCCTTCCATCCTCTCTTCTTGCTCATTCCTTTATGTTCCTTCCCACTTCTCCTTCCCCTTCCTTATGCAGCAAGCAGCAGCTGCCACACCCAAGCTTGGACTGTCACGGTTGGAAGGAGAAGTTGATCATCACCTTGCTCACGGTTCACGCAAGGTGCAGCCAGCAAAGAGGAGAAACGTTCCATGCACCACAGCGTCCAGCATGCTTCCAGCAGCAAGGTGGGCATCACGGTTCCAGCTGTATCGTCCACCATCTTCACGCAGTCCAGCTACTATCGGTCACAGCAAGCAGCACACGACCAACACGTCCAGGAAGGGAGCAGTCCAGCACCTTGAAACAGCAGTTGGTCCAGGCAGAGAAAGCATGGCACGACCTTGGGAGAAGAACGCTACGTAAGCTGAAATGCCATGACTCGGAGAAGAGTTGATTTATTGTCTTGGTGGAATAGAGAATGGAACCCACGGCTAGAAGGAATTCACGGGAAGAGTAGTTCACAGACAAAAATAAATGGAGGGTCCCTTTTTGCTTATTTTTGGTATGGACCCAGAGCACAAGAGACAAAAATTTGGAATGAAGCGTCGGCAGGAGCAAGCACTATCACGGTTTGGCTTCCAGTTGCCTTCTCTTCTAGGAAACTCTCTCTCCAGATTTCCATTTTCCCCTTCCTTCTGTACATGCGTGATCCCAATGATCAAACATTGTTCCCCCGTGAAGCCCTTTCTACCATACCAATCATCAAAGGACGCCCCCACCACTTCACATGCTCAGCTGCCCACATGAGGCCCACCTCCaccacattttcttttctaatataCGGTCCTTACAAGTATCTTGTTGTTGAGACCACTCAGTCAACCTTTACTCATATCTAGCTAGATAATCTTtgtatttatcttatttaaattttgagtttaaacatATCAAGTCAACCGTTTCTTTTTAACTATGGTCGTCCGATTATagatacaaaatatatatatatatatatatattggtaatATATATGTCTCTATCATACAAGATATAAAGAGTAAAATAGGCATAGAATAGGAAGATGAAGATTGTTGGTTTGAGTTGTGATAGGCAGAGAAGTAGTTTGAAAAGAAAGTGCGTAATGGGCAGAACAAGTTGGAAGAGGGATGATGAGTGTTGGAGTGTGACAGTTGCAATATGGTATGGATCTCTATCTTTGGAACTCATTCACTTTCGATATTAAAATATCCCTTATCTTCATAACATATCaataatactattattattttatttcctccCAAATCAATAATTTGTTGTTAGAGATTTCATTCATTCAATTACCCATAACTatactttttctccttttttttctcattttatacATAATATGGTATCATGACAACTTAATTCTTGAAATTGCATGAAAACGCAAAATTGTGGAGAGGCCGTCCATGGAGTGTGCCGCCAACAAACAAGTCCCGAGGAAGATAGATTCTAGATTCGTTTGAATCTTCATATCATGTGCTATGGAGATAATTATATTCATCtatgtcataaaaaaaagttcaagTGTAATTTCAATAATCAAaggataattttaaaatatgcacAAAGTTAAAATGTAATAGAACCATTTCTAAACCACATTTAGTATAGATGATTCTAACGTGGAAtgaaatatttgatttaaataatataaatattcgTCATGAGATAAACAAAGAAGATTAAAGTTATCTATTTTAGAAGACTATTCAAATCAATTAGAGTTATCTTTCTATTTAAGGATAAACAAACTACTGTACTATTTGAGTTCACCCTTCGGATTGTAgagtttttagtttataaatataaaagatatatctTTTTTGAAAGAGttggttattttattttgtataaaaaataaaatgtgaaagaaggttaaatattgataatgttttaatcataattttctaaatttaaataataaataaataattttttatttttatacaaaagatattataaaaaaaattaaaaggtatcgtaaaaactaatttaaataaaatatcataagcaaatattttctctataatttgaatttaaaattttattttctttttaatgtctcattttctctttttcatttcttttctatttatttcatggaataattcaattttatagttttcattatatttcttcttttataattttattttctttgtgtatGGTGGATTTTTTGGTAGTAAAATTGAGTTTTTGATAAATGTTATAATGtgattcttctattttttttatctttaatataaaattattttttatgatgacttATCAATAgtataaatgtaaatatatgaGACTTTTTATATCGGTTAAACATACAACCAATATAAAAAGTAGTGTGATatgacaataaattaaaaagactTTTTGTATCGGTTAGATATAGAATCGATATAAAAAGTGGTGCAGTAacaatttgataataaattagaaattttttttatcctgaTTAGACTTAGAATCAACATAAAAAGTGGTGCAATGATTATTTTCTTTGCAATTAGGACAAgacagaaaaaatatatttgttaatgttttagttatatttgctcatttatcattttttatttggaaagttcttttattaatataaagtaAAGTACATTCAACTACatcattttctttcattattcttaattattctTGTGTTTGCAATGCTTGTATCacttatatcaaaataattatgagCAAATTTTATGTGTTTTCAACTAAGTATGTATATCTTTGACACATTACTAGAAATTTTCATGCAACAAATACACACACGACACAATTGGagtctaatatattttttataacgtTTTAAAGTTCAAGCATATTTACTGGATTTTGtagaagaatatatatatatatatatttctcttaTATTAGCTTGAacttttgtaattataattatgaacTTAATTAGAAGCCATGTTTATAGCATATTAGAGAACTTATATATAGACTAAACAACGTCACTCACAATCCTTCGCAAAGGAGGTTGCACTAGTTATTTTTGACAAAAGTAATATATGAAGTTGGTCATGACCTTGTTTATGAAAGTTTCTTAGAACCCTACTCCAACTATAAAAATCTTGGATGCCAACTTGGAAGGGGTGGTACTTCACGAAGACGACCTCACGTCATCATCTCCATAGTGACGATGAATCACAATATGCATTGTGCGCTAGTCGACTGAGGAAGTTTTGTCGAAGCTATGCTTTGGGACACACTTGTAGATTTTGAAGAAATTCTAGTAggttttcaaacaaataaatagaAGTGTGTCATTATGTAGAGTTGTAGACACCATTCTCGGCAACCGACACAACAAATGTGGTTGATAAAGTATGTGTTGGGTATCCAAGTATGAGTCTAAGTCTTACGTtggatagaaataagaaagtagagcaatatataaagatgaaagacccattaacccattgtcttaaggttttggataaagagtgatgtcaatcccttatatatttggctcagatgttattggtgtttgtgtaacccaaAGAAAACCTCCTCCTCAACAGTATGTTGTAGTCAACATCTCTTCTCTTATAACATTTTGTAGGAAGACCATTAATGAAGAATTTAAGATTCCTGTTCTGCACCACAAACATCAAAGTCAAACAACTCCGATATTACAACAGAAAATTTGGAGTGATCAAGGTCAGCCAAAAACTTGTCCAAAAATGTTACAAGGGAAGCTTGCATAATCGAAATAGTATCTACTCGAACCCACGTCCATATCAAGTCAAATGTAATATGGTTGATAAAATGATattgaatttcataattttagaTCATGTGAtcctatttttgttattatatgttaaatttataatctGAAGTAGAGTTTTTATTACTAGGTACAATTAGATCATATATCTGTATGTTTTATGTTGCTTTATGTATACgaaattatattatagttaATACTATCGCTGCAAAAATCTTCCCGTACTATATATACAAATATCTCCTTATAATGATTTAAGCGTTACAATAAGCGTTAAATTGCATCTAATGTCTCGAGTCTTCCTAAGAACAAGAGCAACCAATTGGAGTTCCAACGTTGAAGACCTGTCATAAAGGGAAAAGTCTTTTGAAACAAATTCTTGATGAAACAAATTCGCTTCCTAATAAAGTAGGTGACCTAAACCATGACTCTCAATTAACTTGTATACGAAGTGAATCCTTTATTAATCATGTTAATTTTACTGACATGAAAAGACATTAGAAAATTATCcacataatatttataaatagaaaatgatcaacacaaaaaataaatcgCTTTAAATATTTGCtcataatttcttaaaaacCTTGACTAGAAAAAACACGTATTCTACTTTAAACATCCATTTGAACCTCAGCTTGCCATAGTATAAAATACTTGCTTTGCCTCTGATAGCTGGAATTACAAGAGTATAATTTTCTTACGATCTTGAATAATAATTAggttaataatatttattatacttgTGTAacgtatttaaatatttttattgtatagtTTAAGGTATTTAAAATTGGTTATAAGAAACTGATAAGTTAAGAATACATTGGAGTTAAATGAAGATAATTAACAATTgtgaatatatttaaaataaattaaatgtgaTGAA contains:
- the LOC108332802 gene encoding cysteine proteinase mucunain yields the protein MPSMTIILLFLFFTFSHVKAMSLINYSENEVMDMYEKWLVKHRKVYNGLGEKDKRFQVFKENLEFIQDHNAQNNTYTLGLNKFADITNQEYRAMYLGTRTDAKRRVMKTQRTGHRYAYNSGDRLPGHVDWRLKGVVAPIKDQGSCGSCWAFSTVASVEAINSIVTGKFVSLSEQELVDCDRDYNEGCNGGLMDYAFQFIIKNGGMDTEEDYPYKGQDGTCDLTKKKAKVVQIDDYKDVPSYDEKALKKAVAHQPVSVAIEASGRALQLYQSGVFTGKCGTNLDHGVVVVGYGSENGVDYWLVRNSWGSGWGEDGYFKMERNVRSSSTGKCGIAMEASYPVKYGLNSAVPSSAYQSNEVSISSA